A region of Oryctolagus cuniculus chromosome 3, mOryCun1.1, whole genome shotgun sequence DNA encodes the following proteins:
- the CFAP65 gene encoding cilia- and flagella-associated protein 65 isoform X1 — protein MLVQASPGPTMRTRESGDCTRNSGGSCLSGSAVAMPTLDGSSIAMSACSSSGSTQPASPMDTQVCISKKQDRVKKRIIWGIEVAEELQWKDWELGKETTRNLVLKNLSLKIQKMKYRPPKSKFFFTVIPQPLFLSPGISFTLPIIFRPLEEKEYMDRLWFEKAEGTFFVDLRATLPCHKLTCLPLLQLPMCAVGDTVEAWFDLDNVGDLPTFFTWEFPSPFQMFPATGLLEPGLACQIKVAFQPLVAVIHDAEATCWYGENSRQKCSIQLQAVAKCAQLLVSIRHKQPEDQDAIGFHKVLHFGSVAVGCTAERQIRLHNPSVVNAPFRIEIVPDLLAQDQAFSCPTAQGVVRPGEKKCVSVIFHPEALSTRTVDYFSITPSGCASQTLLKVVGFCRGPAVSLQQYCINFSWINLGERSEQSLWIENQEDCTAYFQFAIDCPESVFSIRPAFGTLLGKARATLLCTFQPTHPIIYFRRVACLIHHQDPLFLDLIGTCHSDSSKPAILKPQHLTWYRTHLARGLTLYPPHVLCTMLKEKKLEQDQNGALMLPVEDLEDSPAPQYPSVPPMTEFFLDGTGNMAVFPPPVTIEPVEVDFGACPGPEAPNPVPLYLMNHTKGKITVVWTHRPDCPFWVTPDTCDVPPLKSMAMRLHFQPPYSNCLYAVELEAFAVYKVLRSYNNIEEDCTVCPSWCLTVRARGHSYHAAFEHHVPHYSLDAPKLFPAVPSSEPSYRSLLLVNKGPMLLTFALAPRSSADVTLRPTSGLVAPGAHQILLLCAYPKGTTWKQHHLYLQFNSCPQYLKEVILQSREEPRQLQLDTSQSVFFKPTWVGCSSTSTFTFHNPTRLPMEFEWRVSQQHRKLLAVQPPRGLIQPNENVTLTWVFSPLEETKYLFQVGMWAWEAGLPPGAKPPSTHYLLRLVGMGISGSISAKEKELDFGNMLVGSEENRSLEFGNDGDCTLYYHLHLEQHSPEGDAEDPPALQLDRTEGSLPPHSQDTICLTACPKRRGQYSWTLSYSLLSHRDNKAGEQQELSRVTLEAVYPFLSILDVCSMGSAEGITRKHLWRLFSLDTLNSYLERDPTPQELTYKVPTRHSTSQTPPVLTPLKLDFNFGAAPINAPASVVLLTLKNRGVVPVHWSFLFPSDQQMDLELWAEQAEFDCTELHQMRVQDNCIFSISPKAGGLSPGQEEMVQFKYSHVFTGTDRLPVLFKVSHGREILLNFVGVTVSLEQKYVHFTSTSHQFIPVPIGDMLPPRQIYELYNGGSVPVTYEIQTNILSQVQEKNFDHPIFCCLNPKGEIQPGTTARTLWIFSPIEAKTYTVDVPIHILGWNSALIHFQGVGYDPQIMGDTAPFYNISSWDSGSTHSKMLVPGQNVVLSQSHISLGNIPVQSKCSRLLFLNNISKNETIVFAWQPSSVDFGEVSVSPMEGEVAPEETVPLVVTLKASVHASFYSVDLVCKVYRQKLMKRYHKELQEWKDEKLRQEVEFTITDRELKRRFYCTACEPARKYKTLPPIRSQQSPNRPASWNLQIPKEDLSWPCPKPPPPGMLCLGLTARAHATHCFLANFFSDFPCHFLHRELPKRRTPRQESTTFQEEPPGPKWGPVSKQKRQLLEDCLTAIIRGLLEDKNFHEAVGQSLVEQVPYFCQFWNEQSARFAAQKSSLYLMPVLSVSSSIGEDGKGKEQENKPGLGRKARGEEEEKGEEEEEELEEEEEEEEEVQEEEELYKEDMEEEETQKEENLTSLGNEPTQQPESGQSLLQQWQQELKAMIKEEQEQDEKEAIRRLQAFANLQEALLENMILNVLVEASRGEVVLTSRPRIIALPPLSAPRYLNPDQMSVHKAEGPRQAAPPRVDSLTTPIPSPANPLP, from the exons ACATGGACAGGCTGTGGTTTGAGAAAGCCGAGGGGACATTCTTTGTGGACCTGAGGGCCACCCTGCCTTGCCACAAGCTGACCTGCCTGCCATTACTGCAGCTGCCCATGTGTGCCGTAGGGGACACAGTTGAGGCCTGGTTCGACCTGGACAatgtggg ggaccTACCCACCTTCTTCACCTGGGAGTTCCCCAGTCCGTTCCAGATGTTTCCCGCCACGGGGCTCCTGGAGCCAGGCCTGGCCTGCCAGATCAAGGTGGCTTTTCAGCCCCTCGTGGCTGTCATCCACGATGCCGAGGCCACGTGCTGGTACGGGGAGAACAGCCGGCAGAAGTGCAGCATCCAGCTGCAAGCTGTGG CCAAGTGCGCCCAGCTGCTGGTGAGCATAAGGCATAAGCAACCAGAGGACCAGGATGCCATAGGCTTCCACAAAGTGCTGCACTTTGGCTCCGTGGCTGTGGGCTGCACAGCCGAGCGGCAGATCAGGCTGCATAACCCGTCGGTG GTGAACGCCCCCTTCAGGATTGAAATTGTCCCAGACCTGCTGGCCCAAGACCAGGCCTTCTCGTGCCCCACGGCCCAGGGCGTCGTGCGCCCAGGAGAGAAGAAATGCGTGTCGGTGATCTTCCACCCCGAGGCCCTGAGCACCAGAACTGTGGACTACTTCTCCATCACGCCTTCCGGCTGTGCCTCCCAAACCCTGCTCAAGGTCGTGGGCTTCTGTAGAG GTCCCGCCGTGTCCCTGCAGCAGTACTGCATCAACTTCAGCTGGATCAACCTCGGGGAGCGCTCGGAGCAGTCTCTGTGGATTGAGAACCAGGAGGACTGTACTGCCTACTTCCAGTTCGCCATCGACTGCCCGGAGAGTGTCTTCAGCATCAGGCCTGCCTTCGGGACCCTGCTGGGCAAGGCCCGCGCGACCCTGCTCTGCACCTTCCAGCCCACTCACCCCATCATCTACTTCCGGCGGGTGGCCTGTCTCATCCACcaccag GACCCACTGTTCCTGGACCTGATTGGGACCTGCCACTCGGACAGTAGTAAGCCAGCCATCCTGAAGCCGCAGCATCTCACCTGGTACCGCACACACCTGGCTCGAGGCCTGACGCTCTACCCCCCTCACGTCCTGTGCACCATGCTGAAGGAGAAGAAGCTGGAGCAGGACCAGAACGGGGCCCTCATGCTGCCCGTGGAG GACCTGGAGGATTCGCCAGCGCCGCAGTACCCCAGCGTCCCTCCCATGACCGAGTTCTTCCTTGACGGCACGGGCAACATGGCTGTCTTTCCCCCGCCTGTCACCATAGAGCCCGTTGAAGTGGATTTTGGCGCCTGCCCGGGGCCCGAGGCCCCCAACCCTGTGCCCCTGTACCTGATGAACCACACCAAAGGCAAGATCACCGTGGTCTGGACACACAGGCCTGACTGCCCCTTCTGGGTGACCCCGGACACCTGCGATGTCCCCCCACTCAAGTCCATGGCCATGCGCCTGCACTTCCAGCCGCCTTACTCCAACTGCCTCTATGCCGTGGAGCTCGAAGCCTTCGCCGTCTATAAG GTCCTGCGCAGCTACAACAATATCGAGGAAGACTGCACGGTGTGCCCGTCCTGGTGCCTGACCGTGCGTGCCCGGGGCCACAGCTACCACGCCGCCTTCGAGCACCACGTCCCCCACTACTCCCTGGACGCCCCCAAG CTCTTCCCCGCGGTACCCTCCAGCGAGCCCTCCTACCGCAGCCTGCTGCTGGTGAACAAGGGGCCCATGCTGCTGACCTTCGCCCTGGCCCCCAGAAGCAGCGCGGACGTCACCCTGCGGCCCACCTCAGGCCTCGTGGCCCCCGGCGCCCACCAGATCCTCCTGCTCTGTGCCTACCCCAAGGGTACCACCTGGAAGCAACACCACCTCTACCTGCAGTTCAATTCCTGCCCTCAGTACCTCAAG GAGGTGATCCTGCAGAGCCGAGAGGAGCCCCGGCAGCTGCAGCTGGACACCTCCCAGAGCGTGTTCTTCAAGCCCACCTGGGTGGGCTGCTCCTCCACCAGCACCTTCACCTTCCACAACCCCACGCGTCTGCCCATGGAGTTTGAGTGGAGGGTCTCCCAGCAGCACCGGAAGCTGTTGGCTGTCCAGCCGCCCAGGGGGCTCATCCAGCCCAATGAGAACGTG ACGCTGACATGGGTGTTCAGCCCTTTGGAGGAGACCAAGTACCTGTTCCAGGTGGGGATGTGGGCCTGGGAAGCCGGCCTGCCCCCCGGCGCCAAGCCCCCCAGCACCCACTACCTGCTGCGGCTGGTGGGCATGGGCATCTCCGGCAGCATCTCC GCAAAGGAGAAGGAGCTGGACTTTGGGAACATGCTGGTGGGCAGCGAGGAGAACAGGTCCCTGGAGTTCGGGAATGATGGCGACTGCACCCTCTATTACCACCTGCACCTGGAGCAGCACAGCCCAGAGGGCGACGCCGAAGACCCCCCTG CTCTGCAGCTGGACCGGACGGAGGGCAGCctgcctccccactcccaggACACCATCTGCCTGACTGCCTGCCCAAAGCGCCGGGGCCAGTACTCTTGGACTCTCAGCTATTCCCTGCTCTCCCACAGAG ACAACAAGGCTggagagcagcaggagctgaGTCGAGTCACCCTGGAGGCTGTGTACCCCTTTCTCTCCATCCTGGACGTGTGCTCCATGGGCAGTGCCGAGGGCATCACCCGCAAACACCTGTGGCGCCTCTTCTCCCTGGACACGCTCAACAGTTACTTGGAGCGCGACCCCACCCCCCAGGAGCTCACCTACAAGGTGCCCACTCGGCACAG caCAAGCCAGACACCTCCGGTCCTCACTCCTTTGAAGCTTGACTTCAATTTTGGGGCGGCACCGATCAATGCCCCCGCCTCTGTGGTGCTCCTGACCCTGAAGAACAGGGGCGTGGTGCCCGTGCACTG GTCCTTCCTCTTCCCAAGCGACCAGCAGATGGACCTGGAGCTATGGGCAGAGCAAGCAGAGTTTGACTGCACTGAGCTCCACCAAATGCGTGTGCAGGACAACTGCATCTTCTCCATCAGCCCCAAGGCAGGGGGCCTGAGTCCTGGGCAGGAGGAGATGGTGCAGTTCAAATACAG CCACGTATTCACTGGCACTGACCGCCTCCCGGTGCTCTTCAAGGTGTCCCACGGCCGGGAGATCCTG CTAAATTTTGTAGGTGTGACAGTGAGCCTGGAGCAGAAGTACGTGCACTTCACCTCCACCAGCCACCAGTTCATCCCCGTCCCCATTGGAGACATGCTGCCTCCACGGCAG ATTTATGAACTCTATAACGGTGGCTCGGTGCCCGTGACGTACGAGATCCAGACCAACATCCTGTCCCAGGTGCAGGAAAAGAATTTCGATCaccccatcttctgttgcctcaaCCCCAAAGGGGAGATCCAGCCAGGCACCACCGCTCGGACCCTGTGGATATTCTCACCCATCGAGGCCAAGACCTACACT GTGGATGTGCCCATACACATCCTGGGATGGAACTCGGCCCTCATCCACTTCCAGGGAGTGGGCTATGACCCCCAGATCATGGGTGACACAGCTCCGTTCTACAACATCTCCTCTTGGGACAGCGGTTCCACACACTCTAAGATGTTGGTTCCCGGGCAG AATGTCGTCCTGTCCCAGTCTCACATCTCCCTGGGGAACATCCCTGTGCAGAGCAAGTGCAGCCGCTTGCTGTTCCTCAACAACATCTCCAAGAACGAGACAATCGTCTTTGCCTGGCAGCCAAGTTCTGTAGACTTTGGGGAG GTCTCCGTGAGTCCCATGGAAGGAGAGGTGGCTCCCGAAGAGACTGTCCCGCTCGTGGTAACGTTGAAAGCCTCAGTGCACGCCAGCTTCTACAGCGTGGACCTGGTATGCAAG gtgtACCGGCAGAAGCTCATGAAGCGGTACCACAAGGAGCTACAGGAGTGGAAGGATGAGAAGCTGCGGCAGGAAGTGGAGTTCACCATCACAGACAGGGAACTGAAG AGAAGGTTCTATTGCACAGCCTGTGAGCCTGCAAGGAAGTACAAG ACGCTGCCACCCATCAGGAGCCAGCAGTCTCCCAACCGGCCTGCCAGCTGGAACCTGCAGATCCCAAAGGAGGACTTGTCCTGGCCGTGCCCCAAGCCGCCCCCACCAGGCATGCTGTGCCTGGGCCTCACCGCccgggcccatgccacccactgCTTCCTGGCCAACTTCTTCTCAGACTTCCCCTGCCACTTCTTGCACAG GGAGCTGCCAAAGAGGAGGACCCCCAGGCAGGAGTCCACGACGTTCCAGGAAGAACCCCCTGGCCCCAAGTGGGGTCCCGTTTCCAAGCAGAAGCGGCAGCTCCTAGAGGACTGTCTCACCGCCATCATCAG GGGCCTGCTGGAAGACAAGAACTTCCACGAAGCTGTTGGCCAGAGCCTGGTGGAGCAGGTGCCTTACTTCTGCCAGTTCTGGAATGAGCAGTCAGCCAGGTTCGCGGCCCAGAAGAGCAGCCTATACTTGATGCCAGTCCTGTCTGTGTCCTCCAGCATTGGGGAGGATGGGAAAGGCAAGGAGCAGGAGAACAAAccggggctggggaggaaggccaggggggaggaagaggagaagggtgaagaggaagaggaggagttggaggaggaagaggaggaagaagaggaggtacaagaggaggaggagttgTACAAGGAGgacatggaggaggaggaaacaCAGAAGGAAGAAAACTTGACCTCGCTGGGGAATGAGCCCACGCAGCAGCCCGAGTCGGGGCAGTCCCTACTGCAGCAGTGGCAGCAGGAGCTGAAGGCCATGATCAAAGAGGAGCAAGAGCAGGACGAGAAGGAGGCTATCAGGAG GCTGCAGGCTTTCGCCAACCTGCAGGAGGCGCTGCTAGAGAACatgatcttgaacgtccttgtgGAGGCGAGCCGAGGAGAAGTGGTGCTCACCTCACGGCCACGCATCATCGCCCTGCCGCCGCTCAGTGCGCCCAG GTATCTGAACCCGGACCAGATGTCAGTGCACAAAGCGGAGGGACCCCGCCAGGCGGCGCCACCTCGTGTGGACTCTCTGACGACGCCTATCCCCAGCCCCGCTAACCCGCTGCCCTAG
- the CFAP65 gene encoding cilia- and flagella-associated protein 65 isoform X2, which translates to MLVQASPGPTMRTRESGDCTRNSGGSCLSGSAVAMPTLDGSSIAMSACSSSGSTQPASPMDTQVCISKKQDRVKKRIIWGIEVAEELQWKDWELGKETTRNLVLKNLSLKIQKMKYRDLPTFFTWEFPSPFQMFPATGLLEPGLACQIKVAFQPLVAVIHDAEATCWYGENSRQKCSIQLQAVAKCAQLLVSIRHKQPEDQDAIGFHKVLHFGSVAVGCTAERQIRLHNPSVVNAPFRIEIVPDLLAQDQAFSCPTAQGVVRPGEKKCVSVIFHPEALSTRTVDYFSITPSGCASQTLLKVVGFCRGPAVSLQQYCINFSWINLGERSEQSLWIENQEDCTAYFQFAIDCPESVFSIRPAFGTLLGKARATLLCTFQPTHPIIYFRRVACLIHHQDPLFLDLIGTCHSDSSKPAILKPQHLTWYRTHLARGLTLYPPHVLCTMLKEKKLEQDQNGALMLPVEDLEDSPAPQYPSVPPMTEFFLDGTGNMAVFPPPVTIEPVEVDFGACPGPEAPNPVPLYLMNHTKGKITVVWTHRPDCPFWVTPDTCDVPPLKSMAMRLHFQPPYSNCLYAVELEAFAVYKVLRSYNNIEEDCTVCPSWCLTVRARGHSYHAAFEHHVPHYSLDAPKLFPAVPSSEPSYRSLLLVNKGPMLLTFALAPRSSADVTLRPTSGLVAPGAHQILLLCAYPKGTTWKQHHLYLQFNSCPQYLKEVILQSREEPRQLQLDTSQSVFFKPTWVGCSSTSTFTFHNPTRLPMEFEWRVSQQHRKLLAVQPPRGLIQPNENVTLTWVFSPLEETKYLFQVGMWAWEAGLPPGAKPPSTHYLLRLVGMGISGSISAKEKELDFGNMLVGSEENRSLEFGNDGDCTLYYHLHLEQHSPEGDAEDPPALQLDRTEGSLPPHSQDTICLTACPKRRGQYSWTLSYSLLSHRDNKAGEQQELSRVTLEAVYPFLSILDVCSMGSAEGITRKHLWRLFSLDTLNSYLERDPTPQELTYKVPTRHSTSQTPPVLTPLKLDFNFGAAPINAPASVVLLTLKNRGVVPVHWSFLFPSDQQMDLELWAEQAEFDCTELHQMRVQDNCIFSISPKAGGLSPGQEEMVQFKYSHVFTGTDRLPVLFKVSHGREILLNFVGVTVSLEQKYVHFTSTSHQFIPVPIGDMLPPRQIYELYNGGSVPVTYEIQTNILSQVQEKNFDHPIFCCLNPKGEIQPGTTARTLWIFSPIEAKTYTVDVPIHILGWNSALIHFQGVGYDPQIMGDTAPFYNISSWDSGSTHSKMLVPGQNVVLSQSHISLGNIPVQSKCSRLLFLNNISKNETIVFAWQPSSVDFGEVSVSPMEGEVAPEETVPLVVTLKASVHASFYSVDLVCKVYRQKLMKRYHKELQEWKDEKLRQEVEFTITDRELKRRFYCTACEPARKYKTLPPIRSQQSPNRPASWNLQIPKEDLSWPCPKPPPPGMLCLGLTARAHATHCFLANFFSDFPCHFLHRELPKRRTPRQESTTFQEEPPGPKWGPVSKQKRQLLEDCLTAIIRGLLEDKNFHEAVGQSLVEQVPYFCQFWNEQSARFAAQKSSLYLMPVLSVSSSIGEDGKGKEQENKPGLGRKARGEEEEKGEEEEEELEEEEEEEEEVQEEEELYKEDMEEEETQKEENLTSLGNEPTQQPESGQSLLQQWQQELKAMIKEEQEQDEKEAIRRLQAFANLQEALLENMILNVLVEASRGEVVLTSRPRIIALPPLSAPRYLNPDQMSVHKAEGPRQAAPPRVDSLTTPIPSPANPLP; encoded by the exons ggaccTACCCACCTTCTTCACCTGGGAGTTCCCCAGTCCGTTCCAGATGTTTCCCGCCACGGGGCTCCTGGAGCCAGGCCTGGCCTGCCAGATCAAGGTGGCTTTTCAGCCCCTCGTGGCTGTCATCCACGATGCCGAGGCCACGTGCTGGTACGGGGAGAACAGCCGGCAGAAGTGCAGCATCCAGCTGCAAGCTGTGG CCAAGTGCGCCCAGCTGCTGGTGAGCATAAGGCATAAGCAACCAGAGGACCAGGATGCCATAGGCTTCCACAAAGTGCTGCACTTTGGCTCCGTGGCTGTGGGCTGCACAGCCGAGCGGCAGATCAGGCTGCATAACCCGTCGGTG GTGAACGCCCCCTTCAGGATTGAAATTGTCCCAGACCTGCTGGCCCAAGACCAGGCCTTCTCGTGCCCCACGGCCCAGGGCGTCGTGCGCCCAGGAGAGAAGAAATGCGTGTCGGTGATCTTCCACCCCGAGGCCCTGAGCACCAGAACTGTGGACTACTTCTCCATCACGCCTTCCGGCTGTGCCTCCCAAACCCTGCTCAAGGTCGTGGGCTTCTGTAGAG GTCCCGCCGTGTCCCTGCAGCAGTACTGCATCAACTTCAGCTGGATCAACCTCGGGGAGCGCTCGGAGCAGTCTCTGTGGATTGAGAACCAGGAGGACTGTACTGCCTACTTCCAGTTCGCCATCGACTGCCCGGAGAGTGTCTTCAGCATCAGGCCTGCCTTCGGGACCCTGCTGGGCAAGGCCCGCGCGACCCTGCTCTGCACCTTCCAGCCCACTCACCCCATCATCTACTTCCGGCGGGTGGCCTGTCTCATCCACcaccag GACCCACTGTTCCTGGACCTGATTGGGACCTGCCACTCGGACAGTAGTAAGCCAGCCATCCTGAAGCCGCAGCATCTCACCTGGTACCGCACACACCTGGCTCGAGGCCTGACGCTCTACCCCCCTCACGTCCTGTGCACCATGCTGAAGGAGAAGAAGCTGGAGCAGGACCAGAACGGGGCCCTCATGCTGCCCGTGGAG GACCTGGAGGATTCGCCAGCGCCGCAGTACCCCAGCGTCCCTCCCATGACCGAGTTCTTCCTTGACGGCACGGGCAACATGGCTGTCTTTCCCCCGCCTGTCACCATAGAGCCCGTTGAAGTGGATTTTGGCGCCTGCCCGGGGCCCGAGGCCCCCAACCCTGTGCCCCTGTACCTGATGAACCACACCAAAGGCAAGATCACCGTGGTCTGGACACACAGGCCTGACTGCCCCTTCTGGGTGACCCCGGACACCTGCGATGTCCCCCCACTCAAGTCCATGGCCATGCGCCTGCACTTCCAGCCGCCTTACTCCAACTGCCTCTATGCCGTGGAGCTCGAAGCCTTCGCCGTCTATAAG GTCCTGCGCAGCTACAACAATATCGAGGAAGACTGCACGGTGTGCCCGTCCTGGTGCCTGACCGTGCGTGCCCGGGGCCACAGCTACCACGCCGCCTTCGAGCACCACGTCCCCCACTACTCCCTGGACGCCCCCAAG CTCTTCCCCGCGGTACCCTCCAGCGAGCCCTCCTACCGCAGCCTGCTGCTGGTGAACAAGGGGCCCATGCTGCTGACCTTCGCCCTGGCCCCCAGAAGCAGCGCGGACGTCACCCTGCGGCCCACCTCAGGCCTCGTGGCCCCCGGCGCCCACCAGATCCTCCTGCTCTGTGCCTACCCCAAGGGTACCACCTGGAAGCAACACCACCTCTACCTGCAGTTCAATTCCTGCCCTCAGTACCTCAAG GAGGTGATCCTGCAGAGCCGAGAGGAGCCCCGGCAGCTGCAGCTGGACACCTCCCAGAGCGTGTTCTTCAAGCCCACCTGGGTGGGCTGCTCCTCCACCAGCACCTTCACCTTCCACAACCCCACGCGTCTGCCCATGGAGTTTGAGTGGAGGGTCTCCCAGCAGCACCGGAAGCTGTTGGCTGTCCAGCCGCCCAGGGGGCTCATCCAGCCCAATGAGAACGTG ACGCTGACATGGGTGTTCAGCCCTTTGGAGGAGACCAAGTACCTGTTCCAGGTGGGGATGTGGGCCTGGGAAGCCGGCCTGCCCCCCGGCGCCAAGCCCCCCAGCACCCACTACCTGCTGCGGCTGGTGGGCATGGGCATCTCCGGCAGCATCTCC GCAAAGGAGAAGGAGCTGGACTTTGGGAACATGCTGGTGGGCAGCGAGGAGAACAGGTCCCTGGAGTTCGGGAATGATGGCGACTGCACCCTCTATTACCACCTGCACCTGGAGCAGCACAGCCCAGAGGGCGACGCCGAAGACCCCCCTG CTCTGCAGCTGGACCGGACGGAGGGCAGCctgcctccccactcccaggACACCATCTGCCTGACTGCCTGCCCAAAGCGCCGGGGCCAGTACTCTTGGACTCTCAGCTATTCCCTGCTCTCCCACAGAG ACAACAAGGCTggagagcagcaggagctgaGTCGAGTCACCCTGGAGGCTGTGTACCCCTTTCTCTCCATCCTGGACGTGTGCTCCATGGGCAGTGCCGAGGGCATCACCCGCAAACACCTGTGGCGCCTCTTCTCCCTGGACACGCTCAACAGTTACTTGGAGCGCGACCCCACCCCCCAGGAGCTCACCTACAAGGTGCCCACTCGGCACAG caCAAGCCAGACACCTCCGGTCCTCACTCCTTTGAAGCTTGACTTCAATTTTGGGGCGGCACCGATCAATGCCCCCGCCTCTGTGGTGCTCCTGACCCTGAAGAACAGGGGCGTGGTGCCCGTGCACTG GTCCTTCCTCTTCCCAAGCGACCAGCAGATGGACCTGGAGCTATGGGCAGAGCAAGCAGAGTTTGACTGCACTGAGCTCCACCAAATGCGTGTGCAGGACAACTGCATCTTCTCCATCAGCCCCAAGGCAGGGGGCCTGAGTCCTGGGCAGGAGGAGATGGTGCAGTTCAAATACAG CCACGTATTCACTGGCACTGACCGCCTCCCGGTGCTCTTCAAGGTGTCCCACGGCCGGGAGATCCTG CTAAATTTTGTAGGTGTGACAGTGAGCCTGGAGCAGAAGTACGTGCACTTCACCTCCACCAGCCACCAGTTCATCCCCGTCCCCATTGGAGACATGCTGCCTCCACGGCAG ATTTATGAACTCTATAACGGTGGCTCGGTGCCCGTGACGTACGAGATCCAGACCAACATCCTGTCCCAGGTGCAGGAAAAGAATTTCGATCaccccatcttctgttgcctcaaCCCCAAAGGGGAGATCCAGCCAGGCACCACCGCTCGGACCCTGTGGATATTCTCACCCATCGAGGCCAAGACCTACACT GTGGATGTGCCCATACACATCCTGGGATGGAACTCGGCCCTCATCCACTTCCAGGGAGTGGGCTATGACCCCCAGATCATGGGTGACACAGCTCCGTTCTACAACATCTCCTCTTGGGACAGCGGTTCCACACACTCTAAGATGTTGGTTCCCGGGCAG AATGTCGTCCTGTCCCAGTCTCACATCTCCCTGGGGAACATCCCTGTGCAGAGCAAGTGCAGCCGCTTGCTGTTCCTCAACAACATCTCCAAGAACGAGACAATCGTCTTTGCCTGGCAGCCAAGTTCTGTAGACTTTGGGGAG GTCTCCGTGAGTCCCATGGAAGGAGAGGTGGCTCCCGAAGAGACTGTCCCGCTCGTGGTAACGTTGAAAGCCTCAGTGCACGCCAGCTTCTACAGCGTGGACCTGGTATGCAAG gtgtACCGGCAGAAGCTCATGAAGCGGTACCACAAGGAGCTACAGGAGTGGAAGGATGAGAAGCTGCGGCAGGAAGTGGAGTTCACCATCACAGACAGGGAACTGAAG AGAAGGTTCTATTGCACAGCCTGTGAGCCTGCAAGGAAGTACAAG ACGCTGCCACCCATCAGGAGCCAGCAGTCTCCCAACCGGCCTGCCAGCTGGAACCTGCAGATCCCAAAGGAGGACTTGTCCTGGCCGTGCCCCAAGCCGCCCCCACCAGGCATGCTGTGCCTGGGCCTCACCGCccgggcccatgccacccactgCTTCCTGGCCAACTTCTTCTCAGACTTCCCCTGCCACTTCTTGCACAG GGAGCTGCCAAAGAGGAGGACCCCCAGGCAGGAGTCCACGACGTTCCAGGAAGAACCCCCTGGCCCCAAGTGGGGTCCCGTTTCCAAGCAGAAGCGGCAGCTCCTAGAGGACTGTCTCACCGCCATCATCAG GGGCCTGCTGGAAGACAAGAACTTCCACGAAGCTGTTGGCCAGAGCCTGGTGGAGCAGGTGCCTTACTTCTGCCAGTTCTGGAATGAGCAGTCAGCCAGGTTCGCGGCCCAGAAGAGCAGCCTATACTTGATGCCAGTCCTGTCTGTGTCCTCCAGCATTGGGGAGGATGGGAAAGGCAAGGAGCAGGAGAACAAAccggggctggggaggaaggccaggggggaggaagaggagaagggtgaagaggaagaggaggagttggaggaggaagaggaggaagaagaggaggtacaagaggaggaggagttgTACAAGGAGgacatggaggaggaggaaacaCAGAAGGAAGAAAACTTGACCTCGCTGGGGAATGAGCCCACGCAGCAGCCCGAGTCGGGGCAGTCCCTACTGCAGCAGTGGCAGCAGGAGCTGAAGGCCATGATCAAAGAGGAGCAAGAGCAGGACGAGAAGGAGGCTATCAGGAG GCTGCAGGCTTTCGCCAACCTGCAGGAGGCGCTGCTAGAGAACatgatcttgaacgtccttgtgGAGGCGAGCCGAGGAGAAGTGGTGCTCACCTCACGGCCACGCATCATCGCCCTGCCGCCGCTCAGTGCGCCCAG GTATCTGAACCCGGACCAGATGTCAGTGCACAAAGCGGAGGGACCCCGCCAGGCGGCGCCACCTCGTGTGGACTCTCTGACGACGCCTATCCCCAGCCCCGCTAACCCGCTGCCCTAG